One Ricinus communis isolate WT05 ecotype wild-type chromosome 2, ASM1957865v1, whole genome shotgun sequence DNA segment encodes these proteins:
- the LOC8258097 gene encoding uncharacterized protein LOC8258097 isoform X1, with translation MITGDLTLRSLPTENGVLREEEEEEEDQLCSGPGQIPASSPDPALISEENWERAEQATLQIVYRIHPTVEADCNRKHVVEYVQSLIQSSLGFQVFPYGSVPLKTYLPDGDIDLTAIINPAGVDASVSDVHAVLRREEQNRDAPYKVKDVHFIDAEVKLIKCIVHDIVVDISFNQLGGLSTLCFLEQVDQLIGKSHLFKRSIILIKAWCYYESRILGAHHGLISTYALETLILYIFHLFHSSLNGPLMVLYRFLDYFSKFDWDNYCISLNGPVCKSSLPKIVAEPPETGRGNLLLDDEFLRNSVKMLSVPSRSPEMNSRPFTQKHLNIVDPLRENNNLGRSVNRGNFYRIRSAFKYGARKLGHILSLQSDRMINELDKFFANTLDRHGSNSLTHVKSSCLVSPTGNFDNLSSSSLSDTSSEDSIVQKSTAGCSVRPFETSCSGNSHNASHFYLSSLHGEDGKFESGISDGTTLANFVIDGQISCTEWSESKENHFVINNSACSCSNHEGKTSLCSTIPSLVNNISENLAPTTAERDFASISQIPRSFKSLLDLTGDYDSHLKSVKFGQGCCFFAVSAPVLPCSPTAPHSKNKNPWETVRQSLQLKRNVHSQINTNGIFGHQQHFLNHLVPFTTAFSSEEKRKQRGTGTYIPNMSYHSNRERPSSERRKNHVTANNGDLHRRTRDNGLAATRPGINSYQHGHELSEAEYPYLGNGKPVPSEVQLSQSFVWGPSSANGFSRPSERIDFGGQELQLQEASLQERVPTQDSSTSSTLVFPSSPEVTAAERREPVLQNVQERAASESYHLKDEVDFPPLSHGRAIET, from the exons ATGATCACGGGCGATCTTACGCTCCGTTCTTTGCCCACCGAAAACGGCGTTTTGAgagaagaggaggaggaggaggaggatcAGCTGTGTTCAGGCCCAGGACAAATACCGGCGTCATCGCCGGATCCTGCGTTGATTTCGGAAGAAAATTGGGAGAGAGCAGAACAAGCAACCCTGCAGATTGTTTATAGAATTCATCCAACGGTTGAAGCTGATTGCAACAGGAAACATGTTGTAGAATATGTCCAGTCTCTCATTCAATCCTCCCTTGGATTTCAG GTTTTTCCATATGGGTCAGTTCCATTAAAGACATACCTTCCAGATGGAGATATTGATTTGACTGCCATTATCAATCCAGCTGGGGTAGATGCATCAGTCTCTGATGTTCATGCTGTTCTGAGGCGAGAAGAGCAGAATAGGGATGCTCCATATAAAGTGAAGGATGTCCACTTCATTGATGCTGAg GTTAAGCTTATAAAATGCATTGTACATGATATTGTAGTAGATATATCCTTCAATCAACTAGGTGGACTTTCTACCCTATGTTTTCTTGAGCAG GTTGATCAACTTATTGGCAAAAGCCATCTTTTTAAACGAAGCATCATACTGATAAAAGCTTGGTGCTATTATGAGAGTCGCATTCTTGGTGCCCATCATGGGTTAATCTCAACATATGCTTTGGAAACTCTTATTTTGTATATCTTCCATCTATTTCACTCTTCGTTGAATGGACCTTTGATG GTTCTATATAGATTTCTGGATTACTTCAGCAAGTTTGATTGGGACAATTACTGTATCAGTTTAAATGGACCAGTCTGCAAGTCTTCTCTGCCCAAAATTGTTG CTGAGCCACCTGAAACTGGGAGGGGTAACTTGCTTCTTGATGATGAATTTCTTAGAAACTCTGTGAAAATGCTCTCAGTGCCATCAAGGAGTCCTGAGATGAATTCACGACCATTTACCCAGAAGCATCTTAACATAGTTGATCCTCtgagagaaaataacaacCTTGGCCGCAGTGTCAACAGAG GTAACTTCTATCGAATACGAAGTGCATTCAAATATGGAGCTCGTAAGCTTGGCCATATTCTTTCATTACAAAGTGACAGAATGATCAACGAACTCGACAAATTCTTTGCAAATACTTTGGATAGGCATGGAAGCAACTCTTTGACTCATGTGAAAAGCTCATGCTTAGTATCTCCTACTGGAAATTTTGACAATTTATCATCGTCGTCACTTTCTGATACAAGCTCTGAAGATAGCATAGTTCAGAAATCAACTGCTGGTTGTAGTGTTAGACCTTTTGAGACCTCATGTTCGGGAAATTCTCATAATgcttctcatttttatttgtcaaGCTTGCATGGAGAAGATGGAAAGTTTGAAAGTGGAATCTCTGATGGGACAACACTGGCAAATTTTGTTATTGATGGTCAAATTAGCTGCACAGAATGGTCAGAATCCAAAGAGAACCATTTTGTGATCAACAATTCAGCCTGTTCATGTAGTAATCATGAAGGTAAGACTTCTCTTTGTTCAACAATTCCATCTCTTGTCAATAACATCTCCGAGAACCTAGCCCCTACTACTGCAGAAAGAGACTTTGCTAGCATTTCTCAGATTCCTCGATCTTTCAAATCTCTATTGGACCTTACTGGAGATTATGACAGCCACTTAAAGAGTGTGAAATTTGGTCAAGGTTGCTGTTTCTTTGCTGTATCTGCTCCTGTACTACCCTGTTCACCAACGGCACCTCATTCTAAGAATAAGAATCCTTGGGAAACTGTACGTCAGTCCCTACAGTTGAAGCGGAATGTTCATTCCCAAATTAACACAAATGGTATTTTCGGGCACCAGCAGCACTTCTTGAACCATCTAGTGCCATTTACCACAGCTTTCAGTTctgaagaaaagagaaaacaacgaGGAACAGGAACATACATTCCCAAcatg AGTTATCATTCAAATAGAGAGAGGCCATCTTCAGAAAGACGAAAGAATCATGTCACAGCAAATAATGGTGATTTGCATAGACGTACTCGTGATAATGGTTTGGCTGCAACTCGGCCAGGGATAAATTCTTATCAACATGGCCATGAGCTTTCCGAGGCAGAATACCCATATCTGGGGAATGGAAAGCCTGTGCCTTCAGAGGTTCAGCTATCTCAATCATTTGTTTGGGGTCCTTCCAGTGCCAATGGCTTCTCTCGGCCATCAGAGAGAATTGACTTTGGGGGTCAGGAACTTCAACTGCAAGAAGCATCCTTGCAGGAAAGGGTTCCTACTCAGGATTCTAGCACTTCATCTACTTTGGTCTTTCCTTCAAGCCCTGAGGTAACGGCAGCAGAGAGGCGTGAACCAGTTTTACAAAATGTCCAAGAAAG AGCTGCATCAGAATCGTATCATCTGAAGGATGAAGTTGATTTTCCTCCTCTGTCCCATGGAAGGGCGATTGAAACTTAA
- the LOC8258097 gene encoding uncharacterized protein LOC8258097 isoform X2, with the protein MITGDLTLRSLPTENGVLREEEEEEEDQLCSGPGQIPASSPDPALISEENWERAEQATLQIVYRIHPTVEADCNRKHVVEYVQSLIQSSLGFQVFPYGSVPLKTYLPDGDIDLTAIINPAGVDASVSDVHAVLRREEQNRDAPYKVKDVHFIDAEVKLIKCIVHDIVVDISFNQLGGLSTLCFLEQVDQLIGKSHLFKRSIILIKAWCYYESRILGAHHGLISTYALETLILYIFHLFHSSLNGPLMVLYRFLDYFSKFDWDNYCISLNGPVCKSSLPKIVAEPPETGRGNLLLDDEFLRNSVKMLSVPSRSPEMNSRPFTQKHLNIVDPLRENNNLGRSVNRGNFYRIRSAFKYGARKLGHILSLQSDRMINELDKFFANTLDRHGSNSLTHVKSSCLVSPTGNFDNLSSSSLSDTSSEDSIVQKSTAGCSVRPFETSCSGNSHNASHFYLSSLHGEDGKFESGISDGTTLANFVIDGQISCTEWSESKENHFVINNSACSCSNHEERDFASISQIPRSFKSLLDLTGDYDSHLKSVKFGQGCCFFAVSAPVLPCSPTAPHSKNKNPWETVRQSLQLKRNVHSQINTNGIFGHQQHFLNHLVPFTTAFSSEEKRKQRGTGTYIPNMSYHSNRERPSSERRKNHVTANNGDLHRRTRDNGLAATRPGINSYQHGHELSEAEYPYLGNGKPVPSEVQLSQSFVWGPSSANGFSRPSERIDFGGQELQLQEASLQERVPTQDSSTSSTLVFPSSPEVTAAERREPVLQNVQERAASESYHLKDEVDFPPLSHGRAIET; encoded by the exons ATGATCACGGGCGATCTTACGCTCCGTTCTTTGCCCACCGAAAACGGCGTTTTGAgagaagaggaggaggaggaggaggatcAGCTGTGTTCAGGCCCAGGACAAATACCGGCGTCATCGCCGGATCCTGCGTTGATTTCGGAAGAAAATTGGGAGAGAGCAGAACAAGCAACCCTGCAGATTGTTTATAGAATTCATCCAACGGTTGAAGCTGATTGCAACAGGAAACATGTTGTAGAATATGTCCAGTCTCTCATTCAATCCTCCCTTGGATTTCAG GTTTTTCCATATGGGTCAGTTCCATTAAAGACATACCTTCCAGATGGAGATATTGATTTGACTGCCATTATCAATCCAGCTGGGGTAGATGCATCAGTCTCTGATGTTCATGCTGTTCTGAGGCGAGAAGAGCAGAATAGGGATGCTCCATATAAAGTGAAGGATGTCCACTTCATTGATGCTGAg GTTAAGCTTATAAAATGCATTGTACATGATATTGTAGTAGATATATCCTTCAATCAACTAGGTGGACTTTCTACCCTATGTTTTCTTGAGCAG GTTGATCAACTTATTGGCAAAAGCCATCTTTTTAAACGAAGCATCATACTGATAAAAGCTTGGTGCTATTATGAGAGTCGCATTCTTGGTGCCCATCATGGGTTAATCTCAACATATGCTTTGGAAACTCTTATTTTGTATATCTTCCATCTATTTCACTCTTCGTTGAATGGACCTTTGATG GTTCTATATAGATTTCTGGATTACTTCAGCAAGTTTGATTGGGACAATTACTGTATCAGTTTAAATGGACCAGTCTGCAAGTCTTCTCTGCCCAAAATTGTTG CTGAGCCACCTGAAACTGGGAGGGGTAACTTGCTTCTTGATGATGAATTTCTTAGAAACTCTGTGAAAATGCTCTCAGTGCCATCAAGGAGTCCTGAGATGAATTCACGACCATTTACCCAGAAGCATCTTAACATAGTTGATCCTCtgagagaaaataacaacCTTGGCCGCAGTGTCAACAGAG GTAACTTCTATCGAATACGAAGTGCATTCAAATATGGAGCTCGTAAGCTTGGCCATATTCTTTCATTACAAAGTGACAGAATGATCAACGAACTCGACAAATTCTTTGCAAATACTTTGGATAGGCATGGAAGCAACTCTTTGACTCATGTGAAAAGCTCATGCTTAGTATCTCCTACTGGAAATTTTGACAATTTATCATCGTCGTCACTTTCTGATACAAGCTCTGAAGATAGCATAGTTCAGAAATCAACTGCTGGTTGTAGTGTTAGACCTTTTGAGACCTCATGTTCGGGAAATTCTCATAATgcttctcatttttatttgtcaaGCTTGCATGGAGAAGATGGAAAGTTTGAAAGTGGAATCTCTGATGGGACAACACTGGCAAATTTTGTTATTGATGGTCAAATTAGCTGCACAGAATGGTCAGAATCCAAAGAGAACCATTTTGTGATCAACAATTCAGCCTGTTCATGTAGTAATCATGAAG AAAGAGACTTTGCTAGCATTTCTCAGATTCCTCGATCTTTCAAATCTCTATTGGACCTTACTGGAGATTATGACAGCCACTTAAAGAGTGTGAAATTTGGTCAAGGTTGCTGTTTCTTTGCTGTATCTGCTCCTGTACTACCCTGTTCACCAACGGCACCTCATTCTAAGAATAAGAATCCTTGGGAAACTGTACGTCAGTCCCTACAGTTGAAGCGGAATGTTCATTCCCAAATTAACACAAATGGTATTTTCGGGCACCAGCAGCACTTCTTGAACCATCTAGTGCCATTTACCACAGCTTTCAGTTctgaagaaaagagaaaacaacgaGGAACAGGAACATACATTCCCAAcatg AGTTATCATTCAAATAGAGAGAGGCCATCTTCAGAAAGACGAAAGAATCATGTCACAGCAAATAATGGTGATTTGCATAGACGTACTCGTGATAATGGTTTGGCTGCAACTCGGCCAGGGATAAATTCTTATCAACATGGCCATGAGCTTTCCGAGGCAGAATACCCATATCTGGGGAATGGAAAGCCTGTGCCTTCAGAGGTTCAGCTATCTCAATCATTTGTTTGGGGTCCTTCCAGTGCCAATGGCTTCTCTCGGCCATCAGAGAGAATTGACTTTGGGGGTCAGGAACTTCAACTGCAAGAAGCATCCTTGCAGGAAAGGGTTCCTACTCAGGATTCTAGCACTTCATCTACTTTGGTCTTTCCTTCAAGCCCTGAGGTAACGGCAGCAGAGAGGCGTGAACCAGTTTTACAAAATGTCCAAGAAAG AGCTGCATCAGAATCGTATCATCTGAAGGATGAAGTTGATTTTCCTCCTCTGTCCCATGGAAGGGCGATTGAAACTTAA